ATTGCTAGTTTTACCGCTGAGGCTATGAGTGAACGCTGTTCCGTTCCAGCTCCTGTTATTCGCCAGTTGGCACGTGATTTTGCTGGTGCTCCTGCTGCGGTGTGTTACGGGCGCATGGGTGTTTCCACCCAAGCATTCGGTACGCTGTGCCAATGGCTGGTGCAACTGATTAACTTGGTGACTGGCAATCTTGACCGTGTGGGTGGGGCTTTGTGCACGGAGCCTGCCCTGGATCTTGTCGCAACAACCGCTGGCGGTCATTACAACCAATGGCAGAGTAGGGTGTCTGCTTTACCGGAGTTTGGCGGCGAATTACCTGTCGCTGCGCTAGCTGAGGAAATTTTAACGGCTGGTGATGTGCAGGTTAGGGCGCTGATTACCGTAGCGGGCAATCCAGTGTTATCGACGCCCAATGGCAGGCAGCTGGAACGGGCTTTGGATGGGTTAGATTTCATGCTGAGCATTGATTTCTACATCAATGAAACCACGCGCTTTGCAGACCTGATTCTGCCGCCGACCGCCCCTCTGGAGCACGATCACTACGATGCGACCTTCAACTTATTGGCGGTGCGCAATGTAACGCGCTTCAATCAGCCCGTTTTGCCCAAGCCTGATGGTGCAATGCACGACTGGGAGATTTTTGTCGCGCTGGCCCAGACATTTGCCGCCAAAACCGGTGTGCAGCTCAAACCAACACGGGCACCTGATGAGATGGTAGACCTAGGTTTGCGCGCAGGGCCTTACGGCGACCGATCATCCCATGGCCTTTCTGTGACCGCCTTACTCAAGCATCCTCACGGGATTGATTTGGGGCCGCTGAAACCCAACCTGGCGGGACGTTTGAAAACGCCTGATCAGGCTGTTCAAGCGGCTCCGGAAGCGCTAGTGGCTGATCTACAGCGCTTTGCCGAGCAACCTTGTGCCACCGATGGTCAGCTATTACTGATTGGTCGACGCCATGTGCGTAGTAATAACTCCTGGATGCACAACTATCACCGCTTGGTGAAAGGTAAACCGCGTCAACACCTGTTGATGCATCCTGCTGACGCGGAGCGTCTTGGCCTGCAAGACGGGCAGCGGGTAAAGGTTGTTTCGCGTGTGGGGGAGATAGAGGTTGAGATGGGCGTCAGTACCGACATGATGCCCGGCGTGGTGAGCCTGCCCCATGGCTGGGGGCACCGGCGGAGCGGCGTTCAACTGGGGATTGCCAGTGAACTGCCCGGTGCCAGCGTCAATGATCTGACTGATGAGCGGGTGCTCGATCATTTATCCGGCAATGCAGCTTTAAATGCGGTGCCCGTCCATGTGGTGGCTGCTTGACATGCTGTATCAACCGATGTCTTGACGCGTAAGGCCGAGCATTACGCTCGGCTTTTCTATACAATGCCGCCACCGTGCCGACCTGCTGGTCGGGTTAGTCAAGTTCTGAGGTGCCCCATGGATATCATCGAAACCATCAAAGAGCAGATCGCCAATAACACCGTTATTCTGTACATGAAAGGCTCGCCGAATGCGCCGCAATGCGGTTTTTCTGCCAAAGCTGCTCAAGTTGTGATGGGCTGCGGTGAGAAGTTTGCTTACGTCGACATCCTGCAGAACCCGGAGATTCGCGCTAATCTGCCGAAATACGCAAACTGGCCGACTTTCCCGCAACTGTGGGTGAAGGGTGAGCTGGTTGGCGGCAGCGACATCATGGTTGAGATGTTTGAGAAGGGCGAATTGCAGAGCCTGATCAAAGAAGCTGTGCAGGGCGCCAGCGCCTGAGGTCTGAAAGCTGAAAAAACCGATGCCAGTGCATCGGTTTTTTTTCGTCTGGAAAAACCCATGGCATTTGAGCAGGCATAAAAAAACGGGAGCCTAGGCTCCCGTTTCTGATGAGTGAGATCACTCTTCCATCTGCGATTGCAGGTAGTTCTGCAGGCCGACGGATTCGATCAGGCTCAGTTGGGTTTCCAGCCAGTCGATGTGCTCTTCCTCCGAGCTGAGGATGTCTTCAAGCAGCTCGCGACTGGCGTAGTCGCCAACGCTTTCACAATAGGCGATGGCAGCTTTTAGATCAGCGTGGGCTTTGTGCTCGATCTTCAGATCGCACTCAAGCATCTCTTTGGTGTTTTCACCAATCAGGATTTTGCCCAAGTCTTGCAGGTTGGGTAGACCTTCCAGAAACAGAATGCGTTTGATCAGCTTGTCCGCATGCTTCATCTCGTCGATGGACTCGTGGTATTCGTGCTCACCGATTTTTTTCAGACCCCAATCTTCGTACATGCGCGCATGCAGGAAGTATTGGTTGATTGCGACCAACTCGTTACCGAGGATCTTGTTCAGATGCTGGATGACTTTCTTGTCGCCTTTCATGTCTGCTTCTGCCTTGAATGGGTTGGAATGTCGATAGATTCTGGCCCGGAGCATAGGGGCTGTCAAACCTAAGTATTTGAATTTAAAGTTAAAATTAATATGAATGAGAAGGCTTTAGTTCTGCATCTGAGCGCTAAGCTCTTGAATTACAGGCATAAAAAAGCCGGACACAAGGTCCGGCTTTCAACTTCTTAGCTAATTAAGCAGCAACAAAACTTGCCGAATAGGCGAGGGCGGACTGGCTGCTTTGCACTTCGCTGAGCGTCTCACGCACGACTTGCTTCGCCAAGCAAGCGCATTTCCCGCATTGGGTGCCCACACCCAAACTGGTACGCACTTCACGATAGCTGCAGCAGCCTTCGTAAATAGCTTCACGGATCTGACCGTCAGTAACACCTTCGCAAAGACAAACGTACATGTTTCACGCTCATGAAAGGGCTTAGTGAATGGTCGAGATACTAATGTGAATGAGAATGCTTGTCAAAGACATCTGTTTCTATTTTCCAGTCGCATTCAATGAGGCTTCTGGCTACGCGCGTCTGACTTGTACGGTGGGGCAGGTGCCCAGAGCCAAAACCTGTAACCGCTGAAAGCAGGATTTCAGACGAGTGACGGGTTTCTGTCACGTGTCGTGGCTTTTGTGGGTTTGTCATTGCCGATGCTGGCAGTTTGGCGGAAAACTTTTGCCGCTTTGTCAGGTTTATGGCGTTTGTATTTTGTTAAGTCTATGAAATAAAAGGATTTTTAAACGTGGCACAGGCTTTGCTTAAGGATTGGCGACGAATTACATAACGGCAACCGGAATAGGTTACTGACCATGAGCATCAACTTCGACCGGGCACTCGGCATCCATGAGAAGGCACTGGGCTTCCGCGCTCAGCGTGCAGAAGTGCTGGCTAACAACATTGCCAATGCTGACACCCCTAACTACCAAGCGCGCGATCTGACCTTCGCCAATGTGCTGGCGGCGCAAAGCGCCAAAAACGACAAAGGGCATATCAGTCTGGATCGTACAGATGCCAAGCACATTGCCGGTGAAGGGGTTGGTATCGGAGAAGGTGACTTGGATTACCGCATACCGTTGCATCCTTCTATTGATGGCAACACGGTCGACCTGCAGATCGAGCAGTCCAATTACGCGGAGAACTCGGTCAACTTTCAGGCCAGCTTCACTCTGCTCAACAGTAAATTCAAAGGGCTGATTGGCGCCCTGCGTGGCGAATAACAGGAGCCTTCACCATGTCTCTTCTCAGTGTGTTCAACATTGCCGGTACTGGTATGAGTGCCCAGAGCACTCGCCTCAATACCATTTCAAGCAACATTGCTAACGCCGAAACGGTCTCTTCCAGTATTGATCAGACCTACCGTGCGCGGCATCCGGTGTTTGCCACCATGTACCAACAGGCTGCTCAGCAAGGGGGAGATCGTGGCTCGCTGTTTGCTGATCAGGATAACGCCGGTGTGGGTGTGCAGGTCTTGGGCATCGTTGAGGATCAGAGCACGCTGATGCCGCGGTACGAGCCGAACCACCCTTCGGCGGACGAAAACGGCTATGTGTACTACCCGAATGTGAACGTAGTGGAAGAAATGGCCGACATGATTTCCGCCAGTCGTGCTTTCCAGACCAACACCGAAATGATGAATACCGCCAAGCAAATGATGCAGCGTGTGCTGACATTGGGCCAGTAAGCGGCGGATCAGGAGTGCAACGCAGATGAGCACGGTTAGTAATGTTACGGGGTCTGTGCTTGATCAGTATCAGATCAAGCAGGATAACGGTGCCAAGTCCAATGAGCTTGGCAAGAACCAATTTCTGGAGCTGCTGGTTGCTCAGCTGAATAACCAGAACCCGCTTGAGCCTCAGGGTAACGGTGAGTTTATCGCTCAGCTGGCTCAGTTCAGTCAGGTTGAGGGTGTTGAGAAACTCAATACCAGCATGGAGGCGCTGCTTGGGGGGTATCAGTCATCCCAGGCGCTCCAGGCCTCGTCAATGGTCGGCACTAAGGTCGTCATCCCGACTGACAAAGCACTGGTTGATACCAGTGAAAGTTTTAAAGCCAGCCTTGTTTTGCCTATTAGCAGTGGCAACGTTTACGTCAACGTTTATGACCAAGCGGGGGCAGCAGTCGGTCGTGTCAATCTTGGCGCTCAAGAGGCTGGCAACGTCAGCTTTATCTGGGATGGCAAAGATGCAAGCGGCAATACATTGCCGCCGGGCACTTACAAGTTTGAGGCGCAGGCCAGTTATTCAGATGGGACTAAAGGCTTGTACACGATGCTTCCGGCGAATGTGGACAGCGTCACGCTGGGTGGTTCCGAGTTGGTGTTGAACTTGGCCGGGATTGGCAGTGTTCCGCTCTCACAGGTTCAGGTTATCGGTCAGTAGATTTCTGTTTTTGCTCGCCGGCTGGCCGGCATAGGAGTTTTTTATGAGTTTCAATATTGGTCTCAGTGGCCTGCGCGCTGCCAACAATGACTTGAACGTAACCGGTAATAACATTGCTAACGCGGGGACTACTGGTTTTAAAGCCTCACGTGCCGAGTTTGCTGATGTTTACGCAGCCTCTGTGTTGGGTACAGGCAAAAACCAGCAAGGCAGTGGTGTGATGCTGGGGGATGTTTCTCAGCAGTTTAACCAAGGCAATATCAACTACACCCAGAACCCACTGGACTTGGCAGTTAATGGCAATGGCTTTTTCATTACCAGTGACAACGGGGCTATTAGCTATACTCGCGCTGGGTATTTCGGTACTGATCGAGACGGATACATCGTCAACAACTTTGGTCAGCGCCTCCAAGGATATGCTGCAGACATAGACGGCAACCTGATCAAGGTGAAGGCTGATCTGCGTATTCAAGTGGATCAGCAGGAACCTAAGGCGACGACCAAGGTTGCGCAAACGCTGAACCTGAACTCGACACAGGTACGCCCGGCCAACGCGGGCACCATGGCTGCACCGACATTTGATCCGAGTGATCCACTGTCTTACAACGAGTCAACGTCGACCAACATCTACGATGCACAGGGTAATGCTCACGTAATGACCCAGTACTTCGTTAAAAATGAAGCACCGGCTAACAACGGTTGGACAATGCATGTGTTGATCGATGGTGTGAACCCGGCTGATCCCTCCAGCACACAACCATATAGTTACGCTCTTGACTTCAACGAGTCGGGCCAGCTGAATGAGCCGGCATTTACCCCGCTGGTGGTCAGCGTGCCTCCACAACCCACTGATACGCCGGCTATCCCTGTTGATGCTCCTAATGGTGTATTTGCCCTGCCTGAAGGGACTTGGGTGCCAGCTGAGGCGGACCCGGCCAACCCAGGTACTATGGTTCCGAATAGTGCGGCTGCATCTGGTATTACATTCGATATGCGGGGCTCAACCCAATACAACGCGCGGTTTGGTGTTAACACCATCAATCAGGATGGCTTCACTACCGGCCAGCTATCTGGCTTGGAGGTGGACGACAGCGGTGTCATTTTGGCTCGTTACACCAATGGACAGACAAAGGCTCAAGGTCAGATATTGCTAGCCAATTTCGCTAATATCCAAGGGCTGACACCCGTGGGAAAAACCTCTTGGGTGCAAACATTTGAGTCTGGGGAGCCCGCAATCGGCGAGCCGATGAGTAGTACTTTGGGTGCGCTACAAGGCGGGGCGCTGGAAGACTCCAACGTTGAACTGTCTGACCAGCTAGTTAACCTGATTGTGGCCCAGCGTAACTATCAAGCGAACGCTAAAACCATCGAAACTCAGAGTGCAATCACGCAGACCATCATCAACCTGCGTTAAGGCTTTGACGCTTGGCGAGGCGTGTTGATTGGTTTTCGCTTCAAGCGGCATTCAAAGCGTCATAAAAAAGGCTCCCGTGGGAGCCTTTTTCTATTTAAGCTAGCAAAATCAATGCCTTGTGATTCTTTTAGGGTTTGGCACATCCTTTGCTTAATAGCCTGTATTGAGCAAAGGGCGATGGCCCACGCGGAGGATCAACATGGACAAGATGCTTTACGTCTCCATGACTGGGGCGCACCAGAACACGCTGGCTCAGCGTGCCCATGCCAACAATTTGGCCAACATATCCACTACGGGTTTTCGACGGGATTTTGAACAGGCTCGTTCGATGCCTGTTTTTGGTGACAGTTTTCCGGCGCGGGTGTACGCGATGAGTGAGCGTCCAGGGACTGATTTCACCCCTGGCTCTCTGCAGGAGACGGGGCGCGATCTGGATGTGGCCGTTGGTGGCCAGGGTTGGATTGCCGTCCAAGCGCCTGATGGTGGTGAAGCTTATGTGCGTACTGCCAGTCTCAATGTTGATGCCCTCGGGGTGTTGCGTACCGGCAATGGTTTGCCGGTGATGGGCAATGCCGGGCCTATTGCTGTACCGCCGGAGCAAAAAATCGAGATTGGCGCCGATGGCACCATCTCCATTCGGGCTTTGGGTGAGGCGCCGAATGTGTTGGCGGAAGTGGACCGTATCAAGCTGGTTAACCCCGACCTAAAACAAATGGAGAAAGGTCAGGACGGCATGATCCGTTACACCGGGCAGGGGGCTGTTGAGGCTGATGCAACGGTGGAGGTTACCTCGGGTTTTCTTGAGTCGAGCAACGTCAATGCTGTTGAGGAAATGACAGCGATCTTGTCCTTGTCCCGTCAGTTCGAGCTGCAAGTAAAAATGATGCGTACCGCTGAGGATAATTCTTCAGCTATGGCCCGCGTCTTGCAGATGACCTGATGATCACAATGCGGCGACGGTAAATCGTCGCCCAAGGAGAAACACCATGCTTCCAGCACTTTGGGTCAGCAAAACGGGCCTCACCGCCCAGGACATGAACCTGACCACCATTTCCAACAACTTGGCTAACGTCTCGACAACAGGTTTCAAGCGCGATCGTGCGGAGTTTGAAGACCTGCTCTACCAGATCCGTCGCCAGCCAGGTGGTCAGTCCACCCAGGACAGTCAACTGCCATCCGGTTTGCAGCTGGGTACCGGTGTGCGAGTGGTTGGAACGCAGAAAGTGTTCACTGCAGGCAGCTTGCAAACGACTGAGCAGCCGTTGGATATGGCCATCAACGGTCGTGGTTTCTTCCAGATTCTGATGCCGGACGGTACGGTCTCCTATACCCGCGACGGTAGCTTCCACCTGAACTCTGATGGTCAAGTTGTAACATCCAACGGTTACCCGCTTGAGCCTGCCATCGTACTGCCGAACGAAGTGCGTACTTTCACCGTCGGTGAGGATGGCACGGTATCCGTGACCACAGCAGGCGACCCGCAGCCACAAATTGTCGGCAACCTGCAAACCGCTGACTTCATCAACCCGGCGGGCCTGGAAGCAATCGGCAATAACTTGTTTCTGGAAACAGCCGCCAGTGGTGCACCGCAAGTCGGTACTCCGGGCTTGAATGGCTTGGGTACGACGCTGCAAAACACCTTGGAAAACTCCAACGTAAGTGTGGTTGAGGAACTGGTGAACATGATCACCACCCAGCGCGCTTACGAGATGAACTCCAAGGTCATCTCCACAGCGGATCAGATGCTGGGCTTCATTTCTCAGAATCTTTGATAGTTGAACTGCGCTGAATGTGATGTGTGTACGCAGGAATAAGTTGGGCTGGCACGTTAGGTCGGCTCTGGCAAGACATGAGGTAAGTGATATGAAACGGCTGGTAACTCTCACTGCAGTCCTTGGCTCATTAGCCCTGACTGGCTGTATGGCGCCTGCGCCAAAGCCGAATGACCCTTATTACGCTCCTGTTATGCCGCGCACACCTCTGCCTGCTGCGCAGAACAACGGTGCGATCTATCAGGCCGGGTTTGAGAATGGCTTGTTCACTGACCGTAAGGCATACCGGGTCGGTGACATCATTACCATCACCCTGAATGAGCGCACCCAAGCAAGCAAAAAC
The Pseudomonas mendocina DNA segment above includes these coding regions:
- a CDS encoding flagellar basal body rod protein FlgF, with product MDKMLYVSMTGAHQNTLAQRAHANNLANISTTGFRRDFEQARSMPVFGDSFPARVYAMSERPGTDFTPGSLQETGRDLDVAVGGQGWIAVQAPDGGEAYVRTASLNVDALGVLRTGNGLPVMGNAGPIAVPPEQKIEIGADGTISIRALGEAPNVLAEVDRIKLVNPDLKQMEKGQDGMIRYTGQGAVEADATVEVTSGFLESSNVNAVEEMTAILSLSRQFELQVKMMRTAEDNSSAMARVLQMT
- the bfr gene encoding bacterioferritin, which produces MKGDKKVIQHLNKILGNELVAINQYFLHARMYEDWGLKKIGEHEYHESIDEMKHADKLIKRILFLEGLPNLQDLGKILIGENTKEMLECDLKIEHKAHADLKAAIAYCESVGDYASRELLEDILSSEEEHIDWLETQLSLIESVGLQNYLQSQMEE
- the flgE gene encoding flagellar hook protein FlgE, coding for MSFNIGLSGLRAANNDLNVTGNNIANAGTTGFKASRAEFADVYAASVLGTGKNQQGSGVMLGDVSQQFNQGNINYTQNPLDLAVNGNGFFITSDNGAISYTRAGYFGTDRDGYIVNNFGQRLQGYAADIDGNLIKVKADLRIQVDQQEPKATTKVAQTLNLNSTQVRPANAGTMAAPTFDPSDPLSYNESTSTNIYDAQGNAHVMTQYFVKNEAPANNGWTMHVLIDGVNPADPSSTQPYSYALDFNESGQLNEPAFTPLVVSVPPQPTDTPAIPVDAPNGVFALPEGTWVPAEADPANPGTMVPNSAAASGITFDMRGSTQYNARFGVNTINQDGFTTGQLSGLEVDDSGVILARYTNGQTKAQGQILLANFANIQGLTPVGKTSWVQTFESGEPAIGEPMSSTLGALQGGALEDSNVELSDQLVNLIVAQRNYQANAKTIETQSAITQTIINLR
- a CDS encoding molybdopterin oxidoreductase family protein; translation: MNKAVHYRACHLCEAICGLVIETTTDDHGNVCVSSIKGDAQDPFSRGHICPKAVALQDIQADPDRVRGPMRREGDQWRSISWDEAFELVAKRLSDIQNQYGRNAVAVYQGNPSVHNHGLMTHSNYFLGLLKTRNRFSATSVDQLPHHLASYWMYGHSLLLPIPDIDHTDFMLILGGNPLASNGSIMTVPDVEARLKAIQRRGGRLVVVDPRRTETAAIADQHVFIRPGQDAALLLGLLNTLFEEGLGRSSHLPINGLAEVRQAIASFTAEAMSERCSVPAPVIRQLARDFAGAPAAVCYGRMGVSTQAFGTLCQWLVQLINLVTGNLDRVGGALCTEPALDLVATTAGGHYNQWQSRVSALPEFGGELPVAALAEEILTAGDVQVRALITVAGNPVLSTPNGRQLERALDGLDFMLSIDFYINETTRFADLILPPTAPLEHDHYDATFNLLAVRNVTRFNQPVLPKPDGAMHDWEIFVALAQTFAAKTGVQLKPTRAPDEMVDLGLRAGPYGDRSSHGLSVTALLKHPHGIDLGPLKPNLAGRLKTPDQAVQAAPEALVADLQRFAEQPCATDGQLLLIGRRHVRSNNSWMHNYHRLVKGKPRQHLLMHPADAERLGLQDGQRVKVVSRVGEIEVEMGVSTDMMPGVVSLPHGWGHRRSGVQLGIASELPGASVNDLTDERVLDHLSGNAALNAVPVHVVAA
- the flgG gene encoding flagellar basal-body rod protein FlgG, producing MLPALWVSKTGLTAQDMNLTTISNNLANVSTTGFKRDRAEFEDLLYQIRRQPGGQSTQDSQLPSGLQLGTGVRVVGTQKVFTAGSLQTTEQPLDMAINGRGFFQILMPDGTVSYTRDGSFHLNSDGQVVTSNGYPLEPAIVLPNEVRTFTVGEDGTVSVTTAGDPQPQIVGNLQTADFINPAGLEAIGNNLFLETAASGAPQVGTPGLNGLGTTLQNTLENSNVSVVEELVNMITTQRAYEMNSKVISTADQMLGFISQNL
- a CDS encoding bacterioferritin-associated ferredoxin — protein: MYVCLCEGVTDGQIREAIYEGCCSYREVRTSLGVGTQCGKCACLAKQVVRETLSEVQSSQSALAYSASFVAA
- a CDS encoding flagellar hook assembly protein FlgD, yielding MSTVSNVTGSVLDQYQIKQDNGAKSNELGKNQFLELLVAQLNNQNPLEPQGNGEFIAQLAQFSQVEGVEKLNTSMEALLGGYQSSQALQASSMVGTKVVIPTDKALVDTSESFKASLVLPISSGNVYVNVYDQAGAAVGRVNLGAQEAGNVSFIWDGKDASGNTLPPGTYKFEAQASYSDGTKGLYTMLPANVDSVTLGGSELVLNLAGIGSVPLSQVQVIGQ
- the flgC gene encoding flagellar basal body rod protein FlgC, which translates into the protein MSLLSVFNIAGTGMSAQSTRLNTISSNIANAETVSSSIDQTYRARHPVFATMYQQAAQQGGDRGSLFADQDNAGVGVQVLGIVEDQSTLMPRYEPNHPSADENGYVYYPNVNVVEEMADMISASRAFQTNTEMMNTAKQMMQRVLTLGQ
- the flgB gene encoding flagellar basal body rod protein FlgB — its product is MSINFDRALGIHEKALGFRAQRAEVLANNIANADTPNYQARDLTFANVLAAQSAKNDKGHISLDRTDAKHIAGEGVGIGEGDLDYRIPLHPSIDGNTVDLQIEQSNYAENSVNFQASFTLLNSKFKGLIGALRGE
- the grxD gene encoding Grx4 family monothiol glutaredoxin encodes the protein MDIIETIKEQIANNTVILYMKGSPNAPQCGFSAKAAQVVMGCGEKFAYVDILQNPEIRANLPKYANWPTFPQLWVKGELVGGSDIMVEMFEKGELQSLIKEAVQGASA